From a single Pseudophryne corroboree isolate aPseCor3 chromosome 6, aPseCor3.hap2, whole genome shotgun sequence genomic region:
- the LOC134936170 gene encoding gastrula zinc finger protein XlCGF17.1-like isoform X1, producing MSHTREKRHQCSECDIRFTFKSQLLLHRRIHTGEKPFTCSECSKCFTRKLCLIRHQMGHTGENPFKCSECSKCFIKKHDLVIHQMSHTGERPLKCSECSKCYTRKQQLDVHQRSHTGVKPFTCSECSKCFSKMSHLISHQRSHTGEKPFTCSECSKCFSEKQQLAVHQRCHTGEKPFSCSECSKCFCQKYQLIRHQMIHTGEKPFTCSECSKCFSQKAQLVSHQRSHTREKPFKCSECRRCFSERSNLVRHQRSHTGEKPFKCAECSKCYTLKDNLHRHQKSHTGDKRLTCSECSKFFAKKRALITHMRSHSEALN from the coding sequence ATGAGTCACACCAGAGAGAAACGACATCAGTGCTCGGAGTGTGACATACGCTTTACATTTAAATCACAGCTTCTCTTACATcgaaggattcacacaggagagaaaccatttacttgttctgaatgtagcaaatgttttACCCGGAAATTATGTCTTATTAGACATCAGATGGGTCACACAGGAGAGAacccatttaaatgctctgaatgcagcaagtgttttatcaAAAAGcatgatcttgttatacatcagatgaGTCACACAGGAGAAAGACCATTgaaatgctctgaatgcagcaagtgttataCAAGAAAGCAACAACTTGatgtacatcagaggagtcacactggAGTTAAACCGTTTacatgctctgaatgtagcaagtgtttttccaaGATGTCACATCTCATTagtcatcaaagaagtcacacaggagagaaaccatttacatgctctgaatgtagcaaatgttttTCTGAGAAGCAACAACTTGCTGTACATCAGAggtgtcacacaggagagaaaccattttcatgctctgaatgCAGTAAGTGTTTTTGTCAGAAGTACCAGCTTATTAGACATCagatgattcacacaggagagaaaccatttacatgctctgaatgcagcaagtgtttttctcaGAAGGCACAGCTTGTTagtcatcagaggagtcacacaagagagaaaccatttaaatgttctgaatgcaggaGGTGTTTTTCGGAGAggtcaaatcttgttagacatcagaggagtcacacaggagagaagccttTTAAATGTGCTGAGTGCAGCAAGTGTTATACCCTTAAAGATAATCTACATAGACATCAGAAGAGTCACACAGGAGATAAACGAttaacatgttctgaatgcagcaagttttTTGCAAAGAAGAGAGCGCTCATTACTCACATGAGGAGTCACTCTGAggctttaaattag